From Streptomyces sp. NBC_00775, one genomic window encodes:
- a CDS encoding DUF742 domain-containing protein → MAAAGDGPWLDDAAGRLVRPYTVSNGRTRPTTALDLLSQVMATGATPLGYLGPEHSQALELCRMPVSVAEIAAHLKLPAVVTKVLLSDLVDCGALTTKPPSFHHNPTDRSLLEAVLDGLRRQL, encoded by the coding sequence GTGGCCGCGGCCGGCGACGGGCCCTGGCTCGACGACGCGGCCGGACGGCTGGTGCGCCCTTACACGGTCAGCAACGGCCGGACCCGGCCCACGACCGCGCTCGACCTCCTGTCCCAGGTCATGGCCACCGGAGCCACCCCCCTCGGCTACCTCGGCCCCGAGCACAGCCAGGCACTCGAACTGTGCCGGATGCCCGTCTCGGTCGCGGAGATCGCCGCCCATCTGAAGCTCCCGGCGGTGGTCACCAAGGTCCTGCTGTCCGACCTCGTCGACTGCGGGGCGCTCACCACGAAGCCCCCGTCCTTCCACCACAACCCCACTGACCGGTCTCTTCTGGAGGCAGTGCTCGATGGACTACGACGACAGCTCTGA
- a CDS encoding SGNH/GDSL hydrolase family protein produces MIGSYVAVGDSFTEGVGDPGPDGAFVGWADRFAVLLADRRPEGDFNYTNLAVRGKLLDQIVEDQLQRAKELAPDLVSFCAGGNDIIRPGTDPDEVAERFERAIADLTAAVGTVLVTTGFDTRGVPVLKHLRGKIATYNGHVRAIADRYGCPVLDLWSLKTIQDRRAWDGDRLHLSPEGHTRVALRAGQVLGLEVPADPDQPWPPLPPRGTLEMRRDNIHWAREYLVPWIGRRLRGESSGDHVAAKGALSPDDIKMRIESVA; encoded by the coding sequence GTGATCGGGTCGTACGTGGCGGTGGGGGACAGCTTCACCGAAGGCGTCGGCGACCCCGGCCCTGACGGGGCATTTGTCGGTTGGGCCGACCGGTTCGCGGTACTTCTCGCGGACCGGCGGCCCGAAGGCGACTTCAATTACACCAATCTCGCCGTGCGCGGCAAACTGCTCGACCAGATCGTCGAGGACCAGCTCCAGCGGGCCAAGGAACTCGCCCCGGATCTGGTCTCGTTCTGTGCGGGCGGCAACGACATCATCCGGCCCGGCACCGACCCCGACGAGGTCGCGGAGCGCTTCGAGCGGGCGATCGCCGACCTCACCGCCGCCGTCGGCACCGTCCTGGTGACCACCGGCTTCGACACCCGTGGCGTCCCCGTGCTCAAGCATCTGCGCGGCAAGATCGCCACGTACAACGGACATGTGCGGGCCATCGCGGACCGGTACGGCTGTCCCGTCCTCGACCTGTGGTCGCTCAAGACGATCCAGGACCGCCGTGCCTGGGACGGTGACCGCCTGCACCTCTCACCCGAGGGCCACACCAGGGTCGCGCTCCGCGCCGGCCAGGTCCTCGGCCTCGAAGTGCCCGCCGACCCGGACCAGCCCTGGCCGCCGCTGCCTCCGCGCGGCACGCTCGAAATGCGGCGCGACAACATCCACTGGGCGCGCGAGTACCTGGTTCCGTGGATCGGGCGGCGGTTGCGCGGGGAGTCGTCGGGGGACCACGTGGCGGCCAAGGGGGCCCTTTCGCCCGACGACATCAAGATGCGGATCGAATCGGTCGCCTGA
- a CDS encoding DUF6250 domain-containing protein translates to MTTTRRAFGALAAGAALAALVPVQEASASPRHRHGRLLAADDFRHGLGQWATELQDGGTVTASRGVLEIDVPSGATVWFKRKLEGPYAIEYTATPVSEGGVNDRVSDLNNFWNAVDVRSPDDLFATPRAGALAEYDYLKTYYVGYGANTNTTTRLRRYVGEAGVRPLIYDYTQPLLTANEPNRVRIVSDGSLVQWWNNGQLVFDYTDPEPYASGHFAFRTVWSHFRITDFRVWRLSQRP, encoded by the coding sequence ATGACAACCACTCGTAGAGCCTTCGGCGCACTCGCCGCCGGTGCCGCGCTGGCCGCGCTCGTCCCGGTCCAGGAGGCGAGCGCCTCGCCCCGTCACCGTCACGGACGGCTGCTCGCCGCCGACGACTTCCGGCACGGACTCGGACAGTGGGCCACCGAACTCCAGGACGGCGGCACGGTCACCGCCTCGCGCGGCGTCCTGGAGATCGACGTACCCAGCGGCGCGACGGTCTGGTTCAAGCGGAAGCTCGAAGGGCCGTACGCCATCGAGTACACCGCCACACCCGTCTCCGAGGGCGGCGTCAACGACCGGGTCTCCGACCTGAACAACTTCTGGAACGCCGTCGACGTGCGCTCCCCGGACGACCTCTTCGCCACACCCCGGGCAGGTGCCCTCGCGGAGTACGACTATCTGAAGACCTACTACGTGGGATACGGCGCCAACACCAACACCACGACACGGCTGCGCCGGTACGTCGGCGAGGCGGGCGTCCGTCCGCTGATCTACGACTACACGCAACCGCTGCTCACGGCGAACGAGCCGAACCGCGTGCGGATCGTCTCGGACGGCTCCCTCGTGCAATGGTGGAACAACGGGCAACTGGTCTTCGACTACACCGACCCGGAGCCTTACGCGAGCGGGCACTTCGCGTTCCGTACCGTGTGGAGCCACTTCCGGATTACGGACTTCCGTGTGTGGCGGCTGTCTCAACGCCCCTGA
- a CDS encoding SIMPL domain-containing protein has protein sequence MPALRASTALAVTLLALTLPQTAAAPAFALPSRPGLTAEPSPSTVTVTGQGSATAAPDIAVIGAGVDVIAKTSKEALAAQSVASNALLDAVRAQGIEERDIRTEGISLSPVYEDQNGVSQLKGYEATQSFSVKVRAIGTTGAVLQAVTDATGDAGRIHSVAFDIADPAPLHSRAREAAHDDAHTKALDYARLSGRRLARLVSLTESGSGDLRPVPIAAAAFDQGGSGVPVAPGEIRDTITVTVVYELD, from the coding sequence ATGCCCGCCCTCCGCGCGTCCACCGCACTCGCCGTGACCCTCCTCGCCCTCACCCTTCCGCAGACCGCGGCGGCACCCGCGTTCGCGCTGCCCAGCCGGCCCGGGCTCACCGCCGAGCCCAGCCCCTCGACGGTCACCGTCACCGGCCAGGGCAGCGCCACCGCCGCGCCGGACATCGCCGTCATCGGCGCGGGTGTCGACGTCATCGCCAAGACGTCGAAGGAGGCGCTCGCCGCGCAGAGCGTCGCGTCGAACGCCCTGCTCGACGCCGTACGCGCCCAAGGCATCGAAGAGCGGGACATCCGTACCGAGGGCATCTCGCTGTCCCCGGTCTACGAGGACCAGAACGGCGTCTCCCAGCTGAAGGGCTACGAGGCCACGCAGTCGTTCTCGGTGAAGGTCCGTGCCATCGGTACGACGGGTGCGGTCCTCCAGGCCGTCACCGACGCGACCGGCGACGCGGGCCGCATCCACTCCGTCGCCTTCGACATCGCCGACCCGGCCCCGCTGCACTCCCGCGCCCGCGAGGCCGCGCACGACGACGCCCATACGAAGGCTCTGGACTACGCCCGCCTCAGTGGACGGCGCCTCGCCCGACTCGTCTCCCTCACCGAGAGCGGCAGCGGCGACCTCCGTCCCGTGCCCATCGCGGCGGCCGCCTTCGACCAGGGCGGGTCGGGCGTACCGGTGGCTCCCGGGGAGATCCGGGACACGATCACGGTGACGGTGGTGTACGAGCTGGACTGA
- a CDS encoding GTP-binding protein: MDYDDSSDPFPTALKILVAGGFGVGKTTFVGAVSEIAPLSTEELLTTVSAATDSLDGIENKVETTVAMDFGRITLDPEHVLYLFGTPGQERFWFMWDELSEGALGAVILADTRRLEDCFAAVDFFEQRGLGFIVAINEFDGSYRYDPAEVRAAIDLDPGIPVVRCDARISSSGVQTLLTLVRHLLAHAPAHAPSHGAHT, from the coding sequence ATGGACTACGACGACAGCTCTGATCCCTTCCCCACCGCATTGAAGATCTTGGTGGCGGGAGGGTTCGGAGTCGGCAAGACAACCTTCGTCGGCGCGGTGAGCGAGATCGCGCCGCTCAGCACGGAGGAGCTGCTCACCACGGTCAGCGCAGCGACCGACAGTCTCGACGGCATCGAGAACAAGGTCGAGACCACCGTGGCGATGGACTTCGGCCGCATCACCCTCGATCCGGAACACGTTCTCTATCTGTTCGGCACACCCGGGCAGGAGCGGTTCTGGTTCATGTGGGACGAGCTCTCCGAAGGCGCGTTGGGCGCGGTGATCCTTGCCGACACCCGCCGACTGGAGGACTGTTTCGCGGCCGTGGACTTCTTCGAGCAGCGCGGCCTCGGATTCATCGTCGCGATCAACGAGTTCGACGGCTCGTACCGCTACGACCCCGCGGAGGTGCGCGCGGCCATCGACCTCGACCCCGGGATCCCCGTCGTGCGCTGCGACGCCCGGATCTCCAGCTCGGGCGTGCAGACCCTGCTCACCCTGGTCCGCCACCTGCTCGCCCACGCGCCCGCACACGCCCCGAGCCACGGAGCCCACACATGA
- a CDS encoding TetR/AcrR family transcriptional regulator translates to MARVRLSVAERREELLRAAVEQIEARGVAAVRIADVASSLGVSNALVLYHFSTKEKLVAAAFTYAAEDDLAHLRKLLGRRTTALRRLRAAVRWYAPTGQAKGWRLWIEGWAAALREPALREVTRDLDRQWKAAIIEVIAEGVAAGEFHCPDPTGTALRLTALLDGLAVQMTAYAGAVSRARTHEWVDEALARELGLERAALVAAVR, encoded by the coding sequence GTGGCGAGAGTGCGGTTGAGCGTGGCGGAGCGGCGCGAGGAATTGCTGCGGGCTGCCGTCGAGCAGATCGAGGCGCGGGGTGTGGCGGCGGTGCGGATCGCCGACGTGGCCTCCTCGCTCGGGGTGAGCAACGCGCTGGTGCTGTACCACTTCTCGACGAAGGAGAAGCTGGTCGCCGCCGCGTTCACCTACGCGGCCGAGGACGACCTCGCCCATCTGCGCAAGCTGCTCGGCCGCCGTACGACGGCGCTGCGGCGGCTGCGGGCGGCCGTGCGCTGGTACGCGCCGACCGGGCAGGCCAAGGGCTGGCGGCTGTGGATCGAGGGCTGGGCGGCGGCGCTGCGCGAGCCCGCGCTGCGGGAGGTCACCCGTGATCTCGACCGGCAGTGGAAGGCCGCGATCATCGAGGTCATCGCGGAGGGTGTGGCCGCGGGCGAGTTCCACTGTCCGGATCCCACGGGTACGGCCCTGCGGCTCACCGCGCTGCTGGACGGACTGGCCGTCCAGATGACGGCGTACGCGGGCGCGGTGTCACGGGCGCGGACCCACGAATGGGTGGACGAGGCGCTCGCTCGCGAACTGGGACTTGAGCGGGCTGCGTTGGTGGCGGCGGTGCGCTGA
- a CDS encoding Glu/Leu/Phe/Val dehydrogenase dimerization domain-containing protein, producing MTAPLMTLTWTDHVTGRQGFLVVDRLVRGVSSGGLRMRPGCTLEEVAGLARGMTMKEALHYNPEGRYIPLGGAKGGIDCDPQDPAAYGLLVRYLRAMRPHIENFWTTGEDLGLTQDLVDRAAEEAGLVSSIQAVYPLLDDEATARQRLADAFAVEVDGIGLDELVGGCGVAESVLAALDRAAVAYAGTRVAVQGLGTMGGATARFLARAGLDVVAVADIKGTIANPGGLDVEALLAARDAYGTVDRSALRAADRELPGDAWLSVDAEVLVPAAVSYAIDAVNQRRISARWIVEAANMPVLAEAEELLAARGVTVLPDVVVNSGTNAWWWWTLFGDIGADADEAFAYTRRSMRALIDQMLARAEADGTTARAAAHAIVTDRLPVIAERFGWYR from the coding sequence ATGACCGCCCCCCTGATGACGCTCACCTGGACGGACCATGTCACCGGCCGCCAGGGCTTCCTCGTCGTCGACCGGCTGGTGCGAGGTGTCTCCAGCGGCGGTCTGCGGATGCGTCCCGGCTGCACGCTGGAGGAGGTCGCCGGGCTCGCCCGCGGCATGACCATGAAAGAGGCCCTGCACTACAACCCCGAGGGCCGCTATATCCCGCTGGGCGGCGCCAAGGGCGGCATCGACTGCGATCCCCAGGACCCGGCGGCGTACGGCCTTCTGGTGCGCTATCTGCGCGCCATGCGCCCGCACATCGAGAACTTCTGGACCACCGGCGAGGACCTCGGCCTCACCCAGGACCTGGTCGACCGGGCCGCCGAGGAGGCGGGGCTCGTCTCGTCCATCCAGGCCGTGTACCCGCTGCTCGACGACGAGGCGACGGCCCGGCAGCGGCTCGCCGACGCCTTCGCGGTCGAGGTGGACGGTATCGGCCTCGACGAGCTGGTCGGCGGCTGCGGTGTCGCCGAGTCGGTGCTCGCGGCCCTGGACCGCGCCGCGGTGGCCTACGCGGGGACGCGCGTCGCCGTCCAGGGCCTGGGCACCATGGGCGGAGCCACGGCCCGCTTCCTCGCGCGCGCGGGGCTCGACGTCGTGGCCGTCGCCGACATCAAGGGCACGATCGCGAACCCCGGTGGCCTCGATGTCGAGGCGCTGCTCGCGGCGCGTGACGCGTACGGGACGGTCGACCGCTCGGCCCTGCGCGCCGCGGACCGTGAACTCCCCGGCGACGCCTGGCTGTCCGTCGACGCGGAGGTGCTGGTGCCCGCGGCGGTCTCGTACGCGATCGACGCCGTGAACCAGCGGCGGATCAGCGCCCGCTGGATCGTCGAGGCGGCCAACATGCCCGTCCTGGCGGAGGCGGAGGAGCTGCTCGCCGCGCGCGGGGTCACCGTCCTGCCGGACGTGGTCGTCAACTCCGGGACGAACGCCTGGTGGTGGTGGACGCTGTTCGGCGACATCGGCGCCGACGCGGACGAGGCGTTCGCGTACACGCGGCGCTCCATGCGCGCCCTGATCGACCAGATGCTGGCCCGCGCGGAGGCCGACGGGACCACCGCGCGGGCCGCCGCACACGCCATCGTCACCGACCGGCTGCCGGTGATCGCGGAGCGGTTCGGGTGGTACAGATGA
- a CDS encoding MBL fold metallo-hydrolase, which yields MTGFRTLSSGLRSLRPAAFGADPGGERMERIRRSPNFADGVFQNPESARTRPDGSMVEFAKVYFRSEERAHRAPTGTVPVHATTLADLARPAASGLRITWMGHSSVLAEIDGHRVLFDPVWGERCSPFNFAGPKRLHPAPLPLAALGPVDVVVISHDHYDHLDLPSIKALADTDTVFAVPLGVGAHLEHWGVSADRLRELDWNETTKIGGISLTATPARHFCGRGLRNTQHTLWASWAVAGDEHRIYHSGDTGYFQGFKDIGAEHGPFDATMIQIGAYSEFWPDIHMTPEEGMRAHLDLQSGRPSGVMLPIHWATFNLATHPWAEPGEGTMAAAHAVGARVALPRPGEPFEPTAETIPSEPWWRGVSLPPAGGWPAVEKAVAATPGDVAADATEGTGEPETVPAG from the coding sequence GTGACCGGTTTCCGTACCTTGAGCTCCGGGCTCCGCTCGCTGCGGCCCGCCGCCTTCGGCGCGGATCCGGGTGGTGAGCGCATGGAGCGCATCCGCAGGTCGCCGAACTTCGCGGACGGTGTCTTCCAGAATCCGGAGAGTGCCCGGACCCGCCCCGACGGTTCCATGGTCGAGTTCGCGAAGGTCTACTTCCGCAGCGAGGAGCGCGCCCACCGCGCCCCGACTGGGACGGTGCCGGTGCACGCGACGACGCTCGCCGACCTGGCCAGGCCCGCGGCGAGCGGCCTGCGGATCACCTGGATGGGGCACTCCAGCGTCCTCGCGGAGATCGACGGGCACCGCGTGCTCTTCGACCCGGTCTGGGGCGAGCGCTGCTCCCCGTTCAACTTCGCCGGGCCCAAGCGGCTGCATCCGGCGCCCCTGCCGCTGGCGGCGCTCGGTCCGGTCGACGTCGTCGTCATCTCGCACGACCACTACGACCATCTCGACCTGCCCAGCATCAAGGCCCTGGCCGACACGGACACGGTGTTCGCGGTGCCGCTCGGCGTCGGCGCCCACCTCGAGCACTGGGGTGTCTCGGCGGACCGGCTGCGCGAGCTGGACTGGAACGAGACGACGAAGATCGGCGGAATCTCCCTGACCGCCACACCGGCGCGTCACTTCTGCGGCCGCGGTCTGCGCAACACACAGCACACACTGTGGGCCTCCTGGGCCGTCGCGGGCGACGAGCATCGGATCTACCACAGCGGCGACACCGGCTATTTCCAGGGCTTCAAGGACATCGGCGCCGAGCACGGCCCGTTCGACGCCACGATGATCCAGATCGGCGCGTACAGCGAGTTCTGGCCCGACATCCACATGACGCCCGAGGAGGGTATGCGCGCGCACCTGGACCTCCAGAGCGGGCGGCCCTCCGGAGTGATGCTGCCGATCCACTGGGCGACGTTCAACCTGGCGACGCACCCCTGGGCGGAGCCCGGCGAGGGCACGATGGCCGCCGCGCACGCGGTCGGCGCGCGCGTCGCGCTGCCGCGCCCCGGCGAGCCCTTCGAACCCACGGCCGAGACCATCCCGTCCGAACCCTGGTGGCGCGGCGTGTCCCTCCCGCCGGCGGGCGGATGGCCGGCCGTCGAGAAGGCCGTCGCCGCCACACCGGGTGACGTCGCCGCCGACGCGACCGAGGGCACCGGGGAGCCGGAGACGGTGCCCGCGGGCTGA
- a CDS encoding roadblock/LC7 domain-containing protein, with protein MASDAPTGHVSDLDWLMSGLVQRVPHTTSAVLLSCDGLVKSVHGLDPDSADHMAALASGLYSLGRSAGVRFGDGGDVRQVVVELDSTLLFVSTAGSGTCLAVLAGREADAAVLGYEMAMLVKSVRPYLMTAPRQPAVGPSAMRP; from the coding sequence ATGGCGAGCGATGCGCCGACCGGCCATGTATCCGATCTCGACTGGCTGATGAGCGGTCTCGTACAGCGCGTACCCCACACCACCAGCGCGGTACTGCTGTCCTGCGACGGGCTCGTGAAGTCGGTCCACGGCCTCGACCCGGACAGCGCCGACCACATGGCGGCGCTGGCCTCCGGCCTCTACTCCCTCGGCCGCAGCGCGGGCGTCCGCTTCGGGGACGGCGGCGACGTACGGCAGGTCGTCGTCGAACTCGACTCGACCCTGCTGTTCGTCTCCACCGCGGGCTCCGGAACCTGTCTCGCCGTGCTCGCCGGACGCGAGGCGGACGCGGCGGTGCTCGGCTACGAGATGGCGATGCTCGTCAAGAGCGTCCGGCCGTATCTGATGACCGCGCCCCGGCAGCCCGCCGTCGGCCCCTCGGCGATGAGGCCTTGA
- a CDS encoding GAF domain-containing protein, translating to MSYDPPRTAGRLLLTPEDKDAPARVRRLRRLGLGERTEPAFDAFADRLAEVAAVPYSMVNFIDENRQFFAGLHTPDAGGPGVLPAGGTEDNAAPQVGRYMTRDYGFCPHVVVRRKALVLEDVCDYPRFAGNPVVDDFGVRSYLGAPLIDHTGIALGTVCVVDVEPRPWGKAGLETIKSLAAELVELLARREGGLGF from the coding sequence ATGAGTTACGACCCGCCGCGTACGGCCGGTCGTCTGCTGCTCACCCCTGAGGACAAGGACGCCCCGGCCCGGGTGCGGCGGCTGCGCCGACTGGGGCTGGGGGAGCGCACGGAACCGGCCTTCGACGCCTTCGCGGACCGGCTCGCCGAGGTCGCCGCGGTTCCCTACTCGATGGTCAACTTCATCGATGAGAACCGGCAGTTCTTCGCCGGTCTGCACACCCCGGACGCAGGCGGCCCGGGCGTCCTGCCCGCAGGCGGCACCGAGGACAACGCCGCCCCCCAGGTGGGCCGCTACATGACCCGCGACTACGGCTTCTGCCCCCATGTGGTGGTCCGCCGCAAGGCGCTGGTCCTGGAGGACGTCTGCGACTATCCGCGCTTTGCCGGGAACCCGGTCGTCGACGACTTCGGCGTCCGCTCCTACCTGGGCGCCCCGCTGATCGACCACACGGGCATCGCCCTCGGCACGGTCTGCGTCGTCGACGTCGAGCCGCGCCCCTGGGGGAAGGCAGGGCTGGAGACCATCAAGTCGCTGGCGGCGGAACTGGTCGAGCTGCTGGCACGGCGGGAGGGCGGCCTGGGGTTCTGA
- a CDS encoding ATP-binding protein: protein MSHLRAPAARADRREGGRHGRPVAHTAPSLPETHLRPQLLRLAVLPPIAVALSACAAVLFTVRSTGARPGLILWAVLAGAVGVALAGILIAAVAADRAAKSVRDRIGALRRTSARTEDDLRGLVEGLRRGETPPARKARRQPPADADDFELLAADLSRAHDGAVVAVVQASQLSSQAGSEQKVEVFVNLARRLQSLVHREISILDELENEIEDPDLLKGLFHVDHLATRIRRHAENLAVLGGAVSRRQWSNPVSMTEVLRSAIAEVEQYSRVKLVPPIDGTLRGHAVADVIHLLAELVENATVFSAPHTQVLLRVNLVTSGLAVEVEDRGLGMPLGEQNKMNALLADPDQVNVASLLQDGRIGLFVVSQLARRHGIHVRLQTNIYGGVQAVLVVPQALLGTPPGTPGDVTQGQPQEVPGGGRPPARPQVTQPVPAPASPGGRAVSPMPRQSRRDQAPPPAVPGTPLAPVVGGSGPAPLPVRGTHRERPNPAEALPGIRPEDRRTAAENAAVPPTPRGGAVRGTMGKPQLPRRRAQEHIAPQLRDGPAPRQETEYVAGHDPGLMAAFQRGIGLAEAAHAETERMGASPVQSSSKSRAHLDLVHTDPLPPLEVVRVDVPPVGAAHLDGAHMDHAHVTRAHMDDSHMDDAHMERPHLDVLHMDGVAQMDGSSSAADTPNVGALRDVPLMDATPAPTAQIAEAHAPAPHDAQGTRDTAPTPGHDLTARHDGSTPAG from the coding sequence ATGTCTCACCTTCGCGCACCGGCCGCACGCGCAGACCGCCGTGAGGGCGGACGGCACGGGCGACCGGTCGCCCATACCGCCCCCTCGCTGCCCGAGACCCACCTGCGGCCCCAGCTGCTGCGTCTGGCGGTCCTGCCACCGATCGCGGTGGCCCTCAGCGCGTGCGCGGCCGTACTGTTCACCGTCCGCTCCACCGGCGCCCGGCCCGGCCTCATCCTGTGGGCCGTACTCGCCGGAGCCGTGGGCGTGGCCCTGGCCGGCATCCTGATCGCCGCCGTGGCCGCCGACCGTGCCGCCAAGTCCGTACGGGACCGCATCGGCGCTCTGCGCCGCACCAGCGCGCGGACGGAGGACGACCTGCGCGGCCTCGTCGAGGGACTGCGCCGGGGCGAGACCCCGCCCGCGCGCAAGGCCCGTCGCCAACCCCCGGCGGACGCCGACGACTTCGAGCTGCTCGCCGCCGACCTCTCGCGGGCGCACGACGGTGCCGTCGTGGCCGTCGTGCAGGCCTCGCAGCTCTCCAGCCAGGCGGGCAGCGAACAGAAGGTCGAGGTCTTCGTCAACCTGGCCCGCCGCCTGCAGTCCCTCGTGCACCGCGAGATCTCCATCCTGGACGAGCTGGAGAACGAGATCGAGGACCCGGACCTGCTCAAGGGCCTGTTCCACGTCGACCACCTCGCCACCCGCATCCGCCGCCACGCCGAGAACCTCGCCGTCCTCGGCGGCGCCGTCTCGCGCCGTCAGTGGAGCAACCCCGTCTCCATGACCGAGGTGCTGCGCTCCGCGATCGCCGAGGTCGAGCAGTACTCGCGGGTCAAGCTGGTGCCCCCGATCGACGGCACCCTGCGCGGGCACGCGGTCGCCGACGTCATCCACCTGCTGGCCGAACTCGTCGAGAACGCCACGGTGTTCTCGGCCCCGCACACCCAAGTGCTGCTCCGCGTCAACCTGGTCACCTCCGGACTCGCCGTCGAGGTGGAGGACCGGGGCCTCGGCATGCCGCTCGGCGAGCAGAACAAGATGAACGCCCTGCTCGCCGACCCCGACCAGGTCAATGTCGCCAGCCTGCTGCAGGACGGGCGCATCGGCCTGTTCGTGGTCTCGCAGCTCGCCCGGCGGCACGGTATCCATGTCCGGCTGCAGACCAACATCTACGGCGGTGTCCAGGCGGTACTCGTCGTGCCGCAGGCGTTGCTGGGTACCCCGCCGGGCACCCCCGGGGACGTCACGCAGGGGCAGCCGCAGGAGGTGCCCGGGGGAGGGCGCCCGCCCGCGAGACCGCAGGTCACGCAGCCGGTGCCGGCACCCGCGTCGCCCGGCGGCCGCGCGGTGTCCCCCATGCCGCGGCAGTCCCGGCGGGACCAGGCACCACCGCCCGCCGTACCGGGCACGCCGCTCGCACCGGTCGTGGGCGGCAGTGGTCCCGCGCCGCTCCCCGTGCGAGGTACCCACAGGGAACGGCCCAACCCGGCGGAGGCCCTGCCCGGCATCCGCCCCGAAGACCGGCGCACCGCGGCGGAGAACGCGGCCGTGCCGCCCACGCCGCGCGGCGGCGCCGTCCGCGGCACCATGGGCAAGCCCCAACTGCCCAGGCGACGTGCCCAGGAGCACATCGCGCCCCAACTGCGCGACGGGCCCGCACCCCGCCAGGAGACGGAGTACGTCGCCGGCCACGACCCGGGCCTGATGGCGGCGTTCCAGCGGGGGATCGGTCTCGCGGAGGCGGCTCACGCGGAGACGGAGCGCATGGGGGCATCGCCCGTGCAGTCATCGTCCAAGAGCCGGGCGCACCTGGACCTGGTGCACACGGATCCGCTGCCGCCTCTGGAGGTGGTCCGGGTGGACGTGCCGCCGGTGGGCGCGGCCCACCTGGATGGTGCGCACATGGACCACGCCCACGTGACGCGCGCGCACATGGACGACTCGCACATGGACGACGCCCACATGGAGCGACCGCACCTGGATGTATTGCACATGGATGGCGTGGCCCAGATGGACGGGTCGTCCTCCGCCGCCGACACCCCCAACGTCGGTGCCCTCAGGGACGTACCGCTGATGGACGCGACACCCGCGCCCACGGCGCAGATAGCCGAAGCGCACGCGCCGGCGCCGCACGACGCGCAGGGGACGCGGGACACCGCGCCCACGCCCGGACATGACCTCACTGCCCGGCACGACGGGAGCACACCGGCCGGATGA